From Rhizophagus irregularis chromosome 9, complete sequence, the proteins below share one genomic window:
- a CDS encoding ubiquitin-like protein atg8, with protein sequence MRSKFKDEHPFEKRKAEAERIRQKYPDRIPVICEKVEKSDIATIDKKKYLVPADLTVGQFVYVIRKRIKLSPEKAIFIFVDEVLPPTAALMSSIYEEHKDDDGFLYITYSGENTFGDMVKEF encoded by the exons atgAGGTCAAAATTTAAGGACGAACACCCTTTTG AAAAACGTAAGGCTGAAGCAGAAAGAATTCGACAAAAATATCCTGACAGAATTCcg GTTATTTGTGAGAAAGTAGAGAAATCAGACATCGCcacaattgataaaaaaaaataccttgtCCCAGCTGACCTTACTGTAGGCCAGTTTGTATATGTTATTCGTAAACGTATTAAATTGAGCCCTGAGAAAGCGATCTTCATTTTTGTGGACGAAGTTCTCCCACCCACAGCTGCTCTTATGTCAAGTATTTATGAAGAACATAAAGATGACGAtggttttttatatataac ATACTCTGGAGAAAATACTTTCGGAGATATGGTCAAAGAATTCTAA